The following proteins come from a genomic window of Ictalurus furcatus strain D&B chromosome 26, Billie_1.0, whole genome shotgun sequence:
- the tekt4 gene encoding tektin-4, whose amino-acid sequence MSARVLSTRPRYGAHAEETLDQHRYTGTSAGLATAGYRSAKYTPDEWFANNRAALNRAAAESASAEQIQRVSKALRAETEAIGALRQTDGTRHLGERLQNIHFRKSELERHIARLQADTERLATLKRRLEKALHATEIPFAIAADNLTCRERRSGPDLVQDRVEEELLKEVELIKSVQSLLKETLDQTVSQIRLNRNTQQILELDWSDKHEAYSLDDQCGRYGNTSTNTQHHANSATAQHQVCDVDGWMRFTQSNVAQAEREEEASVALCMLCERVLQETAEDLQVQSDTVNEAFTQRCKELTHIKSQLELQLKQVLEQIGSQERNISSLQQAVFDKEAPLRVAQSRLRSRAQRPNMELCRDQPQISLLGEVEQISGSVCALQQQLYEARDSLARLEENRMLLEKDIGCKTHSLLIDREKCLKHRTLYPTVLTLSGY is encoded by the exons ATGTCTGCGCGAGTTTTATCGACGCGGCCCCGTTACGGCGCGCAcgcggaggaaaccctcgaccAGCACCGTTACACCGGCACTTCCGCCGGTCTCGCGACCGCCGGTTACCGTTCCGCTAAATACACCCCGGATGAGTGGTTCGCCAACAACCGCGCCGCGCTGAACCGGGCCGCCGCAGAGAGCGCGAGCGCCGAACAGATCCAGCGCGTGTCCAAAGCGCTCCGGGCGGAAACCGAGGCGATCGGCGCGCTCCGGCAGACCGACGGCACCAGGCACCTGGGCGAGCGCCTGCAGAATATCCACTTCCGGAAGTCGGAGCTGGAGCGGCACATCGCGCGCCTGCAGGCGGACACCGAGCGGCTCGCGACGCTGAAGCGGAGGCTGGAGAAAGCGCTGCACGCCACCGAGATCCCGTTCGCCATCGCCGCGGATAACCTCACGTGCAGAGAGAGACGCTCCGGTCCAGACCTCGTTCAAGACCGAGTGGAGGAAGAACTTCTCAAA GAAGTGGAGCTGATTAAGAGTGTCCAATCTCTGCTGAAGGAAACTCTAGATCAGACTGTCAGTCAGATCAG gctaAATCGGAACACTCAACAGATTCTGGAGCTCGACTGGTCTGATAAACACGAAGCCTACAGTCTGGACGATCAGTGTGGACGCTATGGCAAcaccagcacaaacacacaacatcatGCTAACTCAGCTACAGCGCAACatca ggtgtgtgATGTAGATGGGTGGATGAGGTTCACTCAGAGTAACGTGGCTCAGGCTGAGCGTGAGGAGGAGGCGAGTGTGGCGCTGTGTATGTTGTGTGAGCGTGTGCTGCAGGAGACTGCTGAGGACCTTCAGGTGCAGAGCGACACCGTGAATGAGGCCTTCACACAGCGCTGCAAGGAGCTCACACACATCAAGAGCCAGCTGGAGCTGCAGCTTaaacag gtACTGGAGCAGATCGGTTCTCAGGAGCGGAACATCAGCTCTCTGCAGCAGGCCGTGTTTGATAAAGAGGCTCCTCTGCGTGTGGCTCAGTCACGACTGCGCTCCCGAGCACAGAGACCCAACATGGAGCTGTGCAGAGACCAGCCTCAgatcag tcTGCTCGGTGAGGTGGAGCAGATCTCAGGCAGTGTGTGTGCTCTGCAGCAGCAGTTGTATGAGGCGCGCGACTCTCTCGCTCGGCTGGAGGAGAACAGGATGCTGCTGGAGAAGGACATCGGCTGTAAAACACACTCGCTGCTCATCGACCGGGAGAAGTGTCTGAAACACCGCACACTGTACCCCACCGTGCTCACGCTGTCCggatactga
- the LOC128602028 gene encoding B-cell receptor CD22-like: MKTSRLLCVDLAVMVSFRFVRPASLLFLLVMTGVVSQQPCTRDYSVCAVRGSTVTLGWTYTYPFVCNVYSTTTSCDLFTDPQYSSRVQYTVQSLNYCSVTLSDVTIQDQGTYHCKTATTDQYVHLSVTELQVEMVPESVVEGGEVTLMCKSTCRLTNTPMFTWYKNGCYLYSFYSFYGSDRLHLPRVSQADAGSYSCAVQGQSYRSPAVTLNVHYAPKSVSVSISPSGEIVEGGVVTLTCRSDANPPVETHTWYKDTFFVGTGTTYTINRVSSEDSGEYKCKSSNRYGEKYSDGSTLNVLYPPKSVSVSISPSGEIVEGGVVTLTCSSDANPPVETYTWYLGESYKGTEKTHTIMKISSEDSGDYKCKSSNRYGEKYSDKVTVNVLYAPKSVLVSISPSGEIVEGGVVTLTCRSDANPPVETHTWYKDTFFVGTGTTYTINRVSSEDSGEYKCKSSNRYGEKYSDGSTLNVLYPPKSVSVSISPSDEIVEGGVVTLSCRSDANPPVESYTWHKGNLFIGTRKNYFIIRVSSKHSGEYKCKSSNRYGEKYSDGAVLNVLCKGFIATDIQLSDCFLLKYSYTSVLLSFFTDAPKSVSVSISPSGEIVEGGVVTLTCRSNANPPVETYTWYLGESYKGTEKTHTIMKISSKDSGDYKCKSSNRYGEKYSDKVTVNVLCKWFIATDIQLSDCVLLKYSYTSVLLSFYRRP, from the exons ATGAAAACCTCTCGGTTGTTGTGTGTAGACTTGGCCGTGATGGTGTCGTTCCGGTTCGTTCGTCCtgcttctctcctctttctgctcGTAATGACGG GAGTTGTTTCTCAGCAGCCGTGTACTCGGGATTACTCTGTCTGCGCTGTAAGGGGATCTACAGTGACCCTGGGCTGGACCTACACCTATCCGTTTGTGTGCAACGTGTACTCTACTACAACGTCTTGCGATCTGTTTACAGACCCTCAGTACAGCAGTAGGGTTCAGTACACTGTACAGTCACTGAATTACTGCAGCGTCACACTGAGTGACGTGACGATTCAGGACCAAGGGACATATCACTGCAAAACAGCTACAACTGATCAATATGTTCACCTTTCTGTCACAG AGCTTCAGGTGGAGATGGTTCCTGAGAGTGTGGTTGAAGGAGGTGAAGTCACTCTGATGTGTAAATCCACCTGCCGACTGACCAACACTCCGATGTTCACCTGGTACAAAAATGGATGTTATTTATACTCCTTCTACTCCTTCTACGGGTCTGACCGGCTTCATCTGCCAAGGGTCAGTCAGGCGGATGCAGGAAGCTATAGCTGTGCTGTACAGGGACAAAGTTATCGCTCCCCTGCTGTCACGCTTAATGTCCACT ACGCCCCTAAAAGCGTCTCGGTGTCCATCAGTCCCTCGGGTGAGATAGTGGAGGGCGGTGTAGTGACTCTGACCTGCCGCAGCGATGCTAACCCACCTGTGGAGACCCACACCTGGTATAAAGACACCTTCTTCGTAGGAACAGGAACAACCTACACCATCAACAGGGTCAGCTCTGAGGACAGCGGCGAATACAAGTGCAAGTCCAGCAACCGATACGGAGAGAAATACTCAGACGGATcaactttaaatgttttgt ATCCTCCAAAAAGTGTCTCAGTGTCCATCAGTCCCTCAGGTGAGATAGTGGAGGGCGGTGTAGTGACTCTGACGTGCAGCAGTGACGCTAACCCACCTGTGGAGACCTACACCTGGTATTTGGGCGAATCCTATAAAGGAACAGAAAAAACCCACACCATTATGAAGATCAGCTCTGAGGACAGCGGAGACTACAAGTGCAAGTCCAGCAACCGATACGGCGAGAAGTACTCCGATAAAGTGACTGTAAATGTCTTGT ACGCCCCTAAAAGCGTCTTGGTGTCCATCAGTCCCTCGGGTGAGATAGTGGAGGGCGGTGTAGTGACTCTGACCTGCCGCAGCGATGCTAACCCACCTGTGGAGACCCACACCTGGTATAAAGACACCTTCTTCGTAGGAACAGGAACAACCTACACCATCAACAGGGTCAGCTCTGAGGACAGCGGCGAATACAAGTGCAAGTCCAGCAACCGATACGGAGAGAAATACTCAGACGGATcaactttaaatgttttgt ATCCTCCAAAAAGCGTCTCAGTGTCCATCAGTCCCTCGGATGAGATAGTGGAGGGCGGTGTAGTGACTCTGAGCTGCCGCAGTGATGCTAACCCACCTGTGGAGAGCTACACCTGGCATAAAGGCAACCTTTTCATAGGAACAAGAAAAAATTACTTCATCATCAGGGTCAGCTCTAAGCACAGCGGAGAATACAAGTGCAAGTCCAGCAACCGATACGGCGAGAAATACTCAGACGGAGcggttttaaatgttttgtgtaaGGGGTTTATTGCAACTGACATCCAGCTGAGCGACTGCTTCCTACTTAAATATTCTTACACTTCTGTTCTATTGTCCTTTTTTACAGACGCCCCTAAAAGTGTCTCAGTGTCCATCAGTCCCTCGGGTGAGATAGTGGAGGGCGGTGTAGTGACTCTGACCTGCCGCAGCAATGCTAACCCACCTGTGGAGACCTACACCTGGTATTTGGGCGAATCCTATAAAGGAACAGAAAAAACCCACACCATTATGAAGATCAGCTCTAAGGACAGCGGAGACTACAAGTGCAAGTCCAGCAACCGATACGGCGAGAAGTACTCCGATAAAGTGACTGTAAATGTCTTGTGTAAGTGGTTTATTGCAACTGACATCCAGCTGAGCGACTGTGTCCTACTTAAATATTCTTACACTTCTGTTCTATTGTCCTTTTACAGACGCCCCTAA